The genomic window ACCTTCGCTGCTACCGCACTGCCCGAGCCGGCCAGCCAGCGCGCGCTGGCCAAGGTGCAGCGCGAGGTGGTGTGCCAGGTGGCCGCCCGGCTGGGCAACACGCCTGCGGTGTGCCGCAAGGCCTATATCGATCCCTGCGTCTTCGCCGGCTGGGAGCGCGGCGAGCTGGCTGCCCTGGCCGGCGTGCGCGGCCCGCGGCAGTGGGAACAGGCCACCCTGAAAGTGCTGCGCCGGGCACGGCGGTTGGCAAAGCGGGGTGGCTGACCGCCTTCAGCCGCAGTAGATCGCGGTGATGTTGTTGGTGCGGCCCTTCTCGATGGTCAGGCGGTCGCCGCCTTCGCTGGCCGGCGGCACGCGCGGGCCATCGTGACGCAGCACCTGCACGTGCAGGCTGTCGCTGTCCACGCGGGCGCGCTGCACGGTGGCCTCCGACGCCGCCAGGCCCACAGCGCCGCGCACCCTGTCGGTGTGGCACTGGCCGGAAATCACCCCGTCGATGGGCTGGATCTGGGCAACCGGACTGCTGCTGCAGGCGGCGAGCGCGAAGCAGACGGCGGCGGTGGCAATGGCATGTTTCATGGGTCGTTCCTCGTGTCGTGGCCTGCAGGGTGCGATGTCACGCGTGGTGGCGGAATGAAGCCGTGCACGCGACGGACACAACGTGCTCACCGCCGCCAACAGCCAAGGTCGGGACACTGCACGAGCGGCACCCGCCGCCCCCGGTAGCGCCGGCTTTCAGCTGGCGGCCCCTTTCCCTCCCGAGGAGACCTGCATGGCCACCACCAAGAAATTGCCCGCCCGCCGCAAGGCATCGCCCAAGGTGCGCAAAGGCAGCACCGCGACGAAGCCGGTTGCCGACAGCGAACGCCCGCGCGTGGTGAAGACGGCCACCCGCAAGGCGGCCGCCAGCGACCCCCGCGCGGCCCGCGTGGCGTCGCGGCAGCGGCGACTGCAGGACCAGGAGAAGGCCAAGGATGCACGCGCCACCAAGAAGGCGGCAAAGAAGACCGCCACCCAGGCCGGCCCGCGCAGGCAGCCCGAAACGATGCCGGCCCAGCACCTGGCCAAGCCCGGCCACGAACACGCGCTGGAACTGGCGCCGCGCTTCCTGGCCCCGGACTATGTCGGCAGCGGCAAGCTGCAGGGCATGCGCGCGATCGTCACCGGTGGCGATTCCGGCATCGGCCGCGCGGTGGCGGTGCTGTTCGCCCGCGAAGGCGCGGATGTCGCCGTGCTGCACCTGGATGAGGCCGAGGATGCGGACATCACCCGCCAGCACGTGGAACGCGAGGGCGGGCGCTGCGTGGTGATCGCCGGCGACGTGCGTGACCCGCGCTTCTGCAACAAGGCGGTGAAGCAGGTGGCCAAGGCCTTCGGCGGCATCGACATCCTGGTCAACAACGCCGCCTTCCAGCTGCATTGCGAGCGCCTGGAGGACCTGGAGGATGCCCATCTGCAGGAAACCCTGCAGACCAACATCGGTGGCTACATCCAGATGGCACGCGCGGTGCTGCCGCATCTGGGCGAGGGTGCCAGCATCATCAACACCGGCTCGGAAACGGGCCTGTTCGGCAGCAAGGCGCTGATCGACTATTCGGCGACCAAGGGCGCCATCCATGCGTTCACCAAGGCACTGGCCAGCCAGCTGCTGCCACGCGGCATCCGGGTCAACTGCGTGGCGCCGGGTCCGGTGTGGACGCCGCTGAACCCCGCCGACAAGCAGGCCGGGGACGTCGCCGAGTTCGGCAAGGACAGCGACATGGGCCGGCCCGCGCAGCCGGAGGAGCTGTCACCGGCCTATGTGTTCCTCGCCTCGCCGGCCTGCGCCAGCTACATCAGCGGGGTGATCCTGCCGGTGATGGGCGGGCCACGGGGCTGAGCCAGGGCGGGGGCTGCCTGAATGCGGCGGAGCAGTGAAGGTGTGCGGTGTGTCAAAAGACCCGCCGCGTGGCTGA from Stenotrophomonas sp. 704A1 includes these protein-coding regions:
- a CDS encoding SDR family oxidoreductase; the encoded protein is MATTKKLPARRKASPKVRKGSTATKPVADSERPRVVKTATRKAAASDPRAARVASRQRRLQDQEKAKDARATKKAAKKTATQAGPRRQPETMPAQHLAKPGHEHALELAPRFLAPDYVGSGKLQGMRAIVTGGDSGIGRAVAVLFAREGADVAVLHLDEAEDADITRQHVEREGGRCVVIAGDVRDPRFCNKAVKQVAKAFGGIDILVNNAAFQLHCERLEDLEDAHLQETLQTNIGGYIQMARAVLPHLGEGASIINTGSETGLFGSKALIDYSATKGAIHAFTKALASQLLPRGIRVNCVAPGPVWTPLNPADKQAGDVAEFGKDSDMGRPAQPEELSPAYVFLASPACASYISGVILPVMGGPRG